Genomic DNA from Peribacillus simplex:
TAATTAATATGCTCGATGATGGCGTAAACATAAAGAAACGAATACCAATAAATTCCTGATGTAAATACAGAAAAGGCCTCCCACTAGTTCAGTGAACTGATGAAAGACCCTCTCTTATAAGTTACTATTCACCCTTAATGAGCAAAAGTATGAGTATTTAGTTTTCACTACCATATAAACCCCTGTATATCAAGGTTTTATTGAGTTTATTGCATCATTCCGCCCATAAGGTTTCAAACTGTAATATGTTTAGCCAAGCCATAGTAGAAACAAAAAGCTAAAAATCAACGTTTTGCTATTATTAAGTGTAACAACTTTAACCTTGATTTAAGGTATTTATTATATTTCGTGAGCAAACTGTTAGTTACAATTATATTAAATTCTAATTGGAATAGGTTCCCTATTGGATTCGGCAACCTTAATGATTGCCGAGAAGTTACTCTATGTAAATTCTTACATATTAACACTTTTCTCATTTTAGTATCAACGCTAATCATAATGTAACATTACAAGATAATGCTTCTTTTATTATCAACTCAATCTCTTTTTTGATTCTACTCTTTTAAACTCTGCTCTTTTTTAAGTTTGAAATGCTTACACTTATAAATTAAGATAAAATTATACAAGTTTTTCAAGAAACGAAACATGATATTACTTAAGGTATTCATAATAATAAGATGTAAACCAAAAAAACGTATAAAGTTAGGATACATAAGGAATAAGGAAAAGCTACATATTGCTTTCTTAGATGTTAAAAGAAAAATGAGCTTTCTAACTCCTAATAAAGCAAAAACTGAAAAAATCTAGTTTTGTAAATAAAGGGAGAAATTCAAAATGGAAATTTACGCAGTTAACATTGAGGGGTTTAATGAATTTAATTTTGAATACACAACATACAATCACATTTTATCAAAACAAACCCTAGGGAAAGCAAAAAATTATAAACACTATAAAGATAGTATTAGAACTATAGTCGGTGAATTATTAGTTCACTATATCTATCTCCAGAACCAGAAAGAGGTTTCCACCCCCCTAGTGATACTACGAAATGAATATGGCAAACCATATTGTAATGAAACAGCTTTCCATTTTAACGTCTCACATTCTGGTAGTTGGGTTGTTTGCATTGTCGATACTAAACGAGTGGGTATAGATATTGAACTAATGACAGATATAGACTACGAAGCTTTAATTTCACTTTTTCACTCTTTTGAAATCCAAGAAATGAAGGAAACAACTAGTGAAAAGGATTATTTTTACAAACTCTGGACGATAAAAGAAAGTATCATAAAAAATATTGGAAAAGGTTTAAGTATTCCATTAAACAGCTTTTACGCCAGTCTAAACCAACAAGTAACGACTATCCATTTTGAAGAAAGCACATTGAATGACACTAAATTTCATGTGAAAATGTTTTATTTTCAAGAAAATTATAAGCTAGCAGCTTGTGCCCTTCATGATAAATTTCCTGAATCTATTAGTTTCTTAGATGCATCTAAAATTTTATCTTTTCTCATGAACGACAGTAGACTTCCAAAATAATTAAATATCTTATAATGTGAGCCGACTAAATAACGAGCCTGCATTGTTTGTCCATTCAAAATTAACAATAAAAAACACATGACTGATGAGTTAGTCAGCTCAGTCATGTGTTCACGTGAAAATTTTTGATTTTTAAACTCCTGTACTTACTTCCACTTTACTATGTTTTTCGAGATTTTTTGTTATTACCATAAATGGAATGTGGACAGCTAATTTCAATAAGAAGCCGATCGCTAAAAATATTACAGGGTAAATCAACGAGTCCATGGCGAACAACATCCCCACAACTTTAAATCCTGCAACTTTCCCAATACCATTCATAACAATTACACTAGCAATAAATCTACCATAAGATTCACGAGGTACTTTAGACTGATAATATGAAGCAAAATAAACCACATAGAAGCTAAAGGAAAGAAATAATATGAAATTGATAATACTAAAATAACCAACAATATAAAATGAATTGCCTGCTAATAACTCAATAAAGTTACGATTACCAAGGAAAATTAAAAATCCGACCGGTACAAGCATTCCTAATAATCCCAAACCAATATTATTGGCAACTCCTAGATGTTTCGTTAGTGGAACCACAAAAATAGCCATAATTGAACCAACGGTAGTAACCGATTCAACAATACCATAATCTGTATTTTTTCCACCCATAATATTTACTATGATATAAGGTATACCAACAAATAAAAATGGGTATAGGAATGTATGCGTCAAAAAGGCATTGGATACTACTGACATCAAGCGTTTATCTGCATATATAACTCTAAAACCCTCCGAAATATCCTTTATAAAGGTAAGTTTCTTTCCAGTTGATGGAGCTTTTTTTGGAAGTTTCATTATATATATTGTTATAGCGGAGATAAAAAAACTAAGTCCATTTACTAAAAATACGGTACCTAAACCAACCATCGTATAAACTAGAGTTCCTAGTAGTGGAGCTAGTATCTTCATAGTCTCATTAAGCGTTCGACTAATTGAATTTGCATCAACTAATTTTTCTTCAGGGACTATCGTTGGTAAAATAGACATAAACATAGGCGCGAACAAAATATCGCAGCTTGCTATGAAAAGCACCGTAAAGTAAATTAGTGGCATACTTATTGTTCCATTTAAGCTATATAAGAATAAACCTAGGCATAGAACCCCTCTGAGAATATCAAATGTAATTACCCAGACCTTTTTATTAAACTTATCAGCAAAAATTCCAGAGACAGATCCCAATATGATGTGTGGAAAAATCCCTAATGCCAAGACAGAGGCAAATTTTTCAGGAGATCCTGTCATCTTTAAAACATACAAAGATAATGCAACATTAAGGAACAGCGTTCCAAACAAAGAAGTAGATTCAGATGTAATTAAAAGCGAAAAGTTTTTATTTTTGAGAATTCCAAAACTTGATAGCATATTATCACTCCCATCTTATATGAAATTTACTTTCTCACAATGATCCAACATACTATGAATTTGATCTTTAGAAGGTTTTTTCCACTCTAACCCTAGCTCATTCAATAACAGCTCTGTTTTATCAGATACAATAGAATAATGAGTTGTATCTTGGCGTCCAAAATAATCAAAGATACCAAAATGTAATAAGAGATGATTAATGTATGAAGAATATGAGCTGTCGTTATAATGATCTTTGATAAATTTAATAAATAGGTTATAATCAGTGACTTCCAACTCTCCTACCCTCTGCTTAACTACTTGTGAAATTTCAAATAAGCTACTCCTACGTGGGTTGAATATATGATGTATTTCATTACTTAATTCTGTACGGTTAAACAATAAAACTATACTTTTACTAACATAATCAATAAAAGAAAAATCCAGCTCTTCTCTTTTTACATTCGGGAAGATGTTCATCTTTATCATTGCACGAATAATCGTGTAAAGACCATTCGATTCAATATTTGACTGAAATTGCCCGGTTTTAGAATCAAACATGATATTGCCTACTCTAAAAAGGTTTGCTTTAATACCTTCTTTACGAGATTCAAGTACAATCTTTTCAGCTTCAAATTTACTTACGCCGTAAGGATTATTAATATTTTGTCCGATGTTTGTATCAAATTCACTAAATAAAACATATTCTTTGTCTTTCACTTTTCCTCTGGCAACAGCGGTAGAGGAGACAAGGTTGAAATCTTTTTTCATACCAACCTTCGCAAAATCAACCAAGCGCTTCGTACCATTAACATTGACGTTCTCAAATGAAGAATATTCACCAAAGTGTTTTACTAAACCAGCTGAGTGAATGATACAATCAACTTTTTTAGCTAAATCTGTATACTGATTTTCATTTAAACCAAAATCATTCGTACTCAAATCTCCCAATACTACATGTAACCTTTTATTGAATAGGTTAGTAATATCCTTTGCAGGGAAATAGTTTCTCCAATTAATAAGTAATTTTTCTTCTGCATGTTGTTGATTATCTGCTCTAATTAGAAGATGGATATTGGCATTCGTATGATCTAATAAATCTCCTAATAAATAGATACCAAGATATCCAGTTGATCCAGTCAAAAGAATGTTTTGATAATTATTTTTTTGGTGTAGATTCTTGCCTTTATAACCTTCTAATTGTTCCATATATTTAAACTTCTCAGTGTCTAAGTAATCCTTATGAGCATCTTCCAAGTCGTCTACTTCATTCGAGACCTGCACTAACTTGTCTAGTTTTTCATAGACATTATCATTATTCTTTTCAGTAATTTTATTAGCTAACTGCTTTATTGTACGTTGAGTAAAAATATCATTTAATGCTACTTGGTATTTGTTATTTAGTTCAGAAATCAACTGTACTGCAATGAAAGAATCTCCTCCTAGTTCGAAGAAATCTTCATTTATATCTACTACTTTTACTCCTAAGGCTGAATACCATGCTTCCGCAATTTCAACCTCCGCACTTGAATATTCCTCGATTGAGTCTCTACCTTTTAATGTATATTTCTTTGCCTTTTGTTGATCTTTCATTTCGTGAAGGCTTTCATTCGTTAAGACTTTTTTCCACTTTTTAAATTGATCACTGTCATTTTGAGTGTCTAAAAATGCTATGATTTCTTGGTGTACTTCCTCAACCTCTGGAGATAGAGATTTACCTATTTGAAGAGTAGACTCAGGAATATCAACCCAACACTTTTCTTTGTCGAATTGATATGTTGGTAAGCTAACCTTGTAAACACTCTTTTTACAATAAAGTTTACTAAAATCAACATTTGCTCCATTTACGTATTCTTCTGCTAGATCTTTAAGCATATCAGACGATAAATCCATTGATACATCATACTCTTTGTTTTGACCTTTTTTATCTATATAAGAGTAAGAAATTCCATTCCCTTGATTTTTAATTTCAGATATATGATCTACAGAATTTATATTCTCCAACTTCTCTTTTAAATCATCCACTGAATCTGTTAGTATAGCTAGACGATAGTGATAATGACCTCTTCCTACACTTGCTGTGTAGCAAATATCTTGTATAGTGCTTTCTACATTCCCCTTCAAGTAGGAATCGTATTCACTAATTAAGTGTTTTAAGCTGCTTTCACTTTTGGCAGATAAGGTAAAGATATATTTTCCTGCATTGTCTTCCTTGTTCTTTTTGTTTCTTAATGGTCCTTCTTCCAGTACTAAATGACAAATTGTTCCACTCATACCAAATGAACTCACACCACACAACCGAGCATTTCGGCCAGCTTCCCAGTGATTTAAGCGATCGTTCACGAAAACTGGTGAATTTTCAAAATCAATTTTTTGATTCGGCTTGTCAAAGTAAAGGGAAGAAGGTAATTGTTTATTTTTTAGACTCATAACACATTTTAACAACCCTGTCATTCCCGCAAGATTATCTGTATGAGCATAATTACTTTTTACAGAACCAATTCCACAAAATTGTTTTTTAGTAGTAAACTGTTGAAATGCATTGGATATACCATCGACTTCAATGGGATCTCCTAGGTTGGTACCCGTACCGTGTGTTTCAATATAAGATATGTCTTCTGGGTTAATGCCCGCTTCTTTCCAAGCACTCACTAAAAGCTGCTCCTGAGCTCGAGCGTTAGGCGCCGTTACTCCTATTGCTCGCCCATCATGCTTCATTGAACTTCCTTTAATAACAGCGTGAATATTATCATTATCTCTTAGAGCTTTAGATAGAGGTTTAAGTATAAATGCTACTACCCCTTCACCAATAGTTGTTCCTGTGGAATGATCCGAAAATGCTTGAGTTCTTCCATCTGAAGACTCGATACCTACTCGAAGACCCCCATCAAGCGGTAAGAAATTAAGCTTCACGCCACCTGCAATCGCTAGGTCAATTTCACCCTTTCTTAACATGTTTGCAGCAAGGTGGATGGCTGCAAGTCCAGATGAACAAGCACTGTCTACTACCATAGCTGGACCATGCAAATCTAGTAAATAAGAAATTCGTCCAGGCATCATAGATACTGAATTTCCTGGAAGTGAAGATGCTACAGACTCTGGATCCACATCTTGAATTAACTGCTGATAACTTAACCCTTTCCTACTTTCTGCTGTCACAAATACACCTGTATTCGACCCGTAAATCTTATTTCCTCCATAACCGGAATCTTCTAAAGCTTTCCAAACCGATTGAAGAAGGAGCCTCTGATTGGGATCCATAAGGTTTGCTTCCTTCGGGGTAAGTTGAAAGTATTTATAATCAAATTTATCTACTTCATCAAGATAGGAGCCGAAGAAATAATCAGTGTTTTTTTTGTACTGATCTTTATATTTTAAATACTTTTCTGTATCACTTCTTCTTGAATATGGAAAAACACCTGAACTATCCTTATTATTTGCAAGAGCATTCCAAAATTCATTGTAAGAAGATGCATTAGGGTAGTAAGCATCCATTCCAATAATAGCTATATCTTTATTGTCTACTTCCTTTATAAGGGATGAATCTTTTTTAACGTTTCCTAAATCAAGTAAAGACATGATATCTACTCCTCCTAGTTAGTCTAATTTTCAGCTAATATACGCTTTCAAGAGATGCTCAGTTTTGGTGACCTTCAATAATTCATCAATTCGCTCAGTTTGCTCTTTATCTTGGACTTTTTTGGTTCGAAAAACTGATTGAAGCATTTCGATTGCCAAGAACATTTCTTCAACTGTAGGATTCCTGTCTTCTTTTTCGATTGTTTGAGCTAGCTTTTTCACCTTTTGATAAGGTAGCACAACTCCTGAATGGTACTCATCTTCATCCCAGTTTTGATTTTTTGTAGCTACTGCAATAGCCAAACTTTTATCTAAAAATGCAGGTGGTAGATATCTAGTAATCACACCTTTAACCTTTAATAAATCATCTGGTTTTTCAAAAGATATACAACTAATATCTTTTGTGATGCTTGCCATTAAGTTAGTTAAAACAGTCTTAGATCCAAGCTCAATAGCATTGTTTACTCCTTTTTGATGAAGGAATTTAATTGATTTCTCCCACATTACAGGTTCAACCATTTGTCTTTTTAACAGCTTAATATATTCATTTGGCTCATCAATATGAGGTTGACCCGTAACGTTTGAAATAATAGGTCCCTCTGAACGGGAAAAGTTAAAATTTAAAAGAAATTCCTCTAACTTGTCTGATGCATCTTTCATTAAAGGACTATGAAAAGAAGCGCTAACTTTTAGAGGGGTAAGAATGGCACCTTCTTGAGATAACATTTCTTCTACTTGCTTAACAGAATGTTGATGACCAGAAATCACCACCTGATTAGGTCCATTAAAGCAGCCAATTGATACAGGATGATCTAAAGTAGATACTTCCTTACATACTTCCTCTACTCTCGAGCTTGCGATATTCGCAACAGCAGTCATAATACCTAATCCGTTCTTTACTGCGTCCTGCATTAAAAGGCCTCGTTTTCTTACGATTAATAGAGCATCTTCAAATTTTAAAACCCCACCAGAACATAGAGCCGAATACTCTCCAAGACTGTGCCCTAACAAATAATCCGGAACTACATTAAACTCTTTTTGAAGAACTCTAGAAATAGACATACTAAGCGTCAATAATGCTGGCTGAGCATTTTCAGTCTGTGTTAATTGTGACATTTCACCTTCTAACATTAGAGAGCTAAGATCAAAACCTAAGACCTCGTTTGCTTGATCAAATGTTTCTTTAGCAATGCTGTATTTATCGATGAGAGAACTACCCATGCCCACATATTGTGAACCTTGACCTGGAAAAATATATGCGATCATTTTTAAATTGCCTCCTATATACAATATTTAAGTAACTAGCTTCATTTAAAGTCGTATTTTTCTGTCTTTTCATTCAACGCTTTTAAAGTGAAGCAGTAGGTATGGAGTGGAAATGAAGACTAGCTTTTGTGTATTAATAAGATTCATTTCCACGAGTTCTTTGTCCACCCTAGCTCGCCTATATAAGAATCGAACGATTATTATTCGTTAAATATATATGATCTTATTAGACTCTAACTGCCTGTTCACAAAATGCTTGGATAACACGATTATAATTTTGTAAAACTTCTAGCATCATATTTTTATCCAACTTAGAATTGAGATCAAACAAGATGTTGATTTGGTTCTCTTGTTTTTGAATATTGACTTGAATATCAAAATTGGGCATTCTCGGTTTATCCTTCGTAAATAAGCAGCTAATCTGTTCATCTAAACCTTTATTATAAAAAATGAGGCTTTCCACAAGAATATCATTTGAATTTTCAAAGCTTTCTTTAGCAAGAGAAATGAGTTGATGAATAGAGCTACATTTATCAACTTCAATGGAAATTGTTCTTAACAATTCGTCCGTTCCTAAACACACTAATCCCTCAATAGTTTGATCAGGAGCAATTTCAGATAGCAGGTAATACCAAAGAATGCTTAACAAAGTTCCCTCTGCAAGGTCGTACTCTAGGCAAGTTTGACTAAATTTTTCAAGGTAGTCTTCTGAAAGGTTAAATTCAAAAGAATAGATATCTGTATTGGAATTGCCTTTCATAAAATAGTTACTTGGTAAGGTTATTTTGTTTACTTTCCTAGCCATAGACATTTGCTTCATGGTTATATAATGACCAAGTGTCTTTATTGTTGGATATGAGAACAGGTCTGCCACCTTTATGACATCCGGATATAAAGGGTCTATCTTACTGAATACCTCCAAGAGACTTAAGGAATCGCCACCTGATTCAAAGAAATTTAGATCCATACTTAAACTTTCCACTTTTAAGACATCTTTCCAAACAGACATGATTTGATGCTCAATTTCATTCATCTCATAATCTGAGGAGTGTTCTTCTAACAAAATTTTAACTTCTGGCAGCGCATGGCGATCCACTTTCCCATTAGAATTCATAGGGATTTTGTCCATAACGTGATAGTAAGCAGGAATCATATAATCTGGTAACACTAAAGCAACCTTATTCTTTATCTCATCAAGAATAGACTGTTCACGAGTTGCTATTTCTACATATGCTATAATTTGTTGCCCTTGGATTTTGACTGCAACACTATGGATAAGATTATGTTGGGCTATTACTCTCTCAATTTCTTCTAACTCTACTCGATAGCCTCTGATTTTGATTTGGTTATCTTTTCTACCTAAAAATTCAATTCTACCGTCGTCCATTAATCTTCCCATATCACCAGTTTTGTATAAAAGCTCATCTTCTTGATATGGATTATTAATAAAACTTACTTTTGTTAGGTCATGATTAAGGTAATATCCCCTTGCAAGCCCTCTGCCTGAAACAAAGATTTGACCTGGTATTCCACCAGGAACCATCTGTAAAGAATCATCAAGAATATATATATAATTATTTGTAATTGGATTTCCCAGTGGAACAGATGATCTCCTTAAATCGCCCTTTTCAATGTAGCCTGCTATCGTTCCAATACATGTTTCTGTTGGACCGTAGTGGTTCATTAGTTGAATGCTGGGGTAATCTCTAAAAAGATCTTTGATTTGGTTTGTTTTTAGTTGTTCTCCTCCAATGATAATTAGCCTCAAAAAAGTAAGTGTGCTGTCCCAATATTTCTTATCAGCGTAGCTTAATACTTTTAACAAAGAAGGAGTCACTTTTAAATACGTGATTTTATGATTTGAGATGTATGACATGACTTGGTTAGGGTCTTGATATAAATTTTTTGGTACAAAATGAACTTCCCCACCATTTAATAAAGCTGAGAATAACCCAGTATAACCTAAGTCAAAAGAATATGATGAGAGTAAAAGAAAACGATCATTATGACTAAGATTTGCATAAGGAGAGAACCAACTAAAATAGTTTGAAAGACTTCTGTGCTCAATCATAACTCCCTTAGGATTACCTGTACTTCCTGATGTAAAAATGATATATGCCAGATCTTCCATTTGAACCCTTACCTGGGGCCTACTGCTTCTTTCACTATCAAACAAGGAACTGTCTAACTGTATCGTATTGAAATCCTCATCTTTTTTCCAAAGCTCATTATCCGTAATCACCATACATGGTGAACACTCATTTAGTATGTGGTTAATTCTTTTTTCAGGAAAACTTGGGTCGATTGGAATAAATGTAAAACCAGCTTTCAGAGTCCCAAGGATTGAAACAGCAATTTCTATGGTATTTTCAAATATGATAGCTACGTTCTTATTCCCATTAGTTTGTGTTCTCAGTAAGTAATTGGCTAATTTATTAGCTTGTTCATCTAATTCTTGATACGTCAGACTCTTAGACAAGTCCGTTACTGCTATTTTATTAGGGTGTAATAATACTTGTTTTTCGAAAAGCTGATGTATAGGCTCTTGATTTTCTATATCTAAGGAGCTTTTAGAAAGATGATTCTCTAAGATACCCTCTATTTCTGCCTCCTTGAATAAAGATACTTTACCTATATTCATATCCTTACTTCCTAAGCAGTTCTCTATTAAGGATATGAAATGATCTGCCATCCTTTTAATCGTTTCTTTTTTAAATAACTGTGTAGAATACTCAAAAGAGAACGCAATGTTATCTTCGGATTCATGGGCAAACAACGTTAAATCAAATTTTGAAAATTGATACGGAAATTCAATCGTATTCAACGTAAGAGAATCACTCTCGTAACTAGGGATTCCCATGTTTTGCATAGAAAACATGACATTGAACAGTGGATTTCGCCCCGTATCTCGACTTAGGTTGAGTTTATTGACCAATTCTTCGAATGGATAGTCTTGATTATCTAATGCTTCTACTAATGTGTCTTTTACTTCGCCTACATAATCGAATAGAGATTTAGTTGGCTTAGGCTTAGTACGAATAGCTAATGTATTCACAAACATACCTAACATTTCTTGAGCTTGTGGAATTGTTCTAGCCGAGACTGGAATGCCTATAACTACGTCTTTCTCTGTAGAATATTTTGAAATGAGCATACTGAAAAAGGCGTGTAGTATCATATTTAAGGTTGCTTTTGAATCCTTAGCATATTCATTCATGCGCTTTTTAAGCGTACTCTCTATTTTGAAATGGTAAAGGTCTCCTCTATAATTCTTTTCCTTAGGTCTTTGATAATCAGTTGGAAGTTCTAATGTTGGAACACTATCATTAAAAACGTTCAACCAATAGTTTTCTTGTTTTTTCATATTCTCTGTAGATAAACTTTTCTGTTGCCAATCAGCGAATTCTTTATAATGTACCTCAAGAGGTTGAAGTTCTCCTCCATGGTAAATCTCTAAAAATTCCTTCATGATAACAGATAGAGAAACGCCATCTAGGATAATATGATGAATATTTAACAAAAGCACATGAAGAGTTTCATTTATACAAAGGATGTGCACATTTAACAAGGGAGCTTCGCTTAAATCGAATGGAATAAAGAGTTTGCTCATAGTACTATTTAGCACTTCTTGTTTTATGTACAAAACATCCAACTTAAAATTCTCGACCGTTTGATGGACTCGTTGTACTGGTTTACCATCAACCATTTCATAAGTGGTTCGCAGTATTTCATGTCTTTCTATGACTTTTTTAAAGGAGTCTTCAACTCTCTTTAAATCAATTTCACCAATTATCTCCATAGGTACAGGAATGTTATAGCTGCCCTTATTCGAACTTATACGCTCTAACATATAAATCCTTTTTTGAGCAGAGGACAAGTTATAGTATGGTTGAGAAGGAAGAGGTAATAGTTCTTTTATTACGTTCACTTTTTCTTTTTCCATAATAAATTTTGCCTGTTCACGAATAGTCGTTAGACGGAATAAGTCCT
This window encodes:
- a CDS encoding non-ribosomal peptide synthetase, with the translated sequence MIDKRKKNIYLTSHKLEEERNYWLNKLKGELSLSGFPTSVEEQREGSNVRRDKTFLIDKTTSENMMKIVGNSEYGCYMILVSALTWLLQKYTLEEDIIIGTPNLSKENKTKYNIFPIRTNIVQETTFKSLLNNIKTDLTSIETYCNIPFEVLAEQLHIDPENDYFRTTTSMDCLHANHIELTNEGTSFGFSIDDERRLSCKISYSTLEYSEEKVDVIFEHFERALKLLTNNPSVPVSELNFITDSEKDLLLNQYNDTEFEIPRDKTLVQLFEEQVRKNPYKNVVVSNSNAITYSDLSQKSQQLASYLIDSGVQPGESVGLIATRSIETIIGILGIIKAGAVYVPLNTSMGVERIEYILDDCQIGILLTTDVSNVGLGRKHVNLKDDSIYQYEQKELTTNTTPEAPLYIMYTSGTTGNPKGAIISHINVCRLIMNTNFISLSDEENILQTGSITFDAFTFELWGALLLGGTLHFVEEDELLEANSFEEVLTNRQITSLFLTPALFSQLVSQNEKLFSGVRNLVVGGDILPYKAVNIVRKHNPTINIINGYGPTENTTFSTSYLVEKEFSGRIPIGKPLHNSTAYIVDLYGNLQPVGMPGEIYVGGLGVAAGYINKDALTSEKFVESPFKSGERLYKTGDIGVWLPDGNIDYLGRKDNQVKVRGYRIEIQEIEKAILSSPIIKDAVVMTKLDDYQQKFLCAYIIGEQKNIEQEIRNDLKTKLPEYMIPSVIMELEQFPLSINGKVDRRKLPEPDKHSLTENVEHPENIWEEKVSSIWKKVLKIDLVGVNLSFFDLGGNSLLLANLATYLRKEFSTKISMKDLFRLTTIREQAKFIMEKEKVNVIKELLPLPSQPYYNLSSAQKRIYMLERISSNKGSYNIPVPMEIIGEIDLKRVEDSFKKVIERHEILRTTYEMVDGKPVQRVHQTVENFKLDVLYIKQEVLNSTMSKLFIPFDLSEAPLLNVHILCINETLHVLLLNIHHIILDGVSLSVIMKEFLEIYHGGELQPLEVHYKEFADWQQKSLSTENMKKQENYWLNVFNDSVPTLELPTDYQRPKEKNYRGDLYHFKIESTLKKRMNEYAKDSKATLNMILHAFFSMLISKYSTEKDVVIGIPVSARTIPQAQEMLGMFVNTLAIRTKPKPTKSLFDYVGEVKDTLVEALDNQDYPFEELVNKLNLSRDTGRNPLFNVMFSMQNMGIPSYESDSLTLNTIEFPYQFSKFDLTLFAHESEDNIAFSFEYSTQLFKKETIKRMADHFISLIENCLGSKDMNIGKVSLFKEAEIEGILENHLSKSSLDIENQEPIHQLFEKQVLLHPNKIAVTDLSKSLTYQELDEQANKLANYLLRTQTNGNKNVAIIFENTIEIAVSILGTLKAGFTFIPIDPSFPEKRINHILNECSPCMVITDNELWKKDEDFNTIQLDSSLFDSERSSRPQVRVQMEDLAYIIFTSGSTGNPKGVMIEHRSLSNYFSWFSPYANLSHNDRFLLLSSYSFDLGYTGLFSALLNGGEVHFVPKNLYQDPNQVMSYISNHKITYLKVTPSLLKVLSYADKKYWDSTLTFLRLIIIGGEQLKTNQIKDLFRDYPSIQLMNHYGPTETCIGTIAGYIEKGDLRRSSVPLGNPITNNYIYILDDSLQMVPGGIPGQIFVSGRGLARGYYLNHDLTKVSFINNPYQEDELLYKTGDMGRLMDDGRIEFLGRKDNQIKIRGYRVELEEIERVIAQHNLIHSVAVKIQGQQIIAYVEIATREQSILDEIKNKVALVLPDYMIPAYYHVMDKIPMNSNGKVDRHALPEVKILLEEHSSDYEMNEIEHQIMSVWKDVLKVESLSMDLNFFESGGDSLSLLEVFSKIDPLYPDVIKVADLFSYPTIKTLGHYITMKQMSMARKVNKITLPSNYFMKGNSNTDIYSFEFNLSEDYLEKFSQTCLEYDLAEGTLLSILWYYLLSEIAPDQTIEGLVCLGTDELLRTISIEVDKCSSIHQLISLAKESFENSNDILVESLIFYNKGLDEQISCLFTKDKPRMPNFDIQVNIQKQENQINILFDLNSKLDKNMMLEVLQNYNRVIQAFCEQAVRV